A stretch of DNA from Nitrosopumilus zosterae:
CAAATTGCAGAAGCTCAAGCAAAAATTGCTGCAAAAAATCTTTATTCTTTGATTAAAAATAAAGAAAAAACGAAATTTGTTTATGAATCAAAAGGGCAGATGGCAATAATTGGGAAAAGAACAGGAATTGCCTCATTTTTGGGAATGAACATTCACGGTATTGTTGCATGGCTTCTCTGGAGAAATGTTTACTTGTCAAAAATACCTACATGGGATAAGCGTTTCAGAGTATTTCTTGATTGGACAGTAGATGTTTTCTTTGATAGAGATATCTCTAGATTGAAATTCATGAGACGTGAACCAGAAAAAGAATACAAGATTTTGGATGAAGTAGATGATGTTTGGTAATTAAATTATTTTTAATTAATTTTTTGATTTAGAATATACAAAAATTGAAATTTATAGAAACTTTCTTTTCAAACTATAAACAAAAATTGCGGGTGCCAAGAAATACATGCTCAAATTCATGACAATTATTCCTATTCCATATCCCAACATATCTTCTTCAGAATTAACATCTACATAATTCAGAATTGATAATGAAGTCAACATTGGAGTAATGGAGAATTTTACTAATTCCCTGAAAACAGTATTTTCTCTCTCAAAATCAGCGATAGTAGGTGAAAATGAGTAATAGAATTGGTTGAAACTGGTCATAAATGCAGTACCAGATTCAGTTGATAAAATAGTATTATCTCTGAGTTCTCTTAATTGTTGAACTTGGGGTGCAAGTTCAGAACCATAGGTTGCAGTAGCGATTAGGCATCCGCCACCCTCTTGATTCTCATCTGATTGCGATGTATTATTTTGATTTGGATTAGTTAAAATTTCAAAAGAGTCAATTGTTTCTTCAAATCTTGAAAGTTGGGAATCAAATTCATTTACACCATTACTGTATGAAAGTGTGTAAAATTTTTCGTCACCATAAACCATTATTTCTCTAAATTTTACATTATATGATTGTCCATCTGACGAAAATTTTCCTTCGGCATCAATTGCATATGCTGGATTTCCATGAACGGTAATCTTTTCTTGAGAAATTACATTCAAATTTCCGGATTCAACTGCTTGCCTTATAATTTCAATTTTTTCGGAGATGAGATCATCAAGACTTCTTTGGTTCGTTAACTGTACTGTCAAAGAAATTACTGGGTTAATCTCTCCAATTTTTGGTCCTACAGCTACTACATCAGGAGAATTTGGTTGTGATTTGTCAGGCTGTTGTAATAACCAACCTTCAGGTACGCTAAATGCAATTTCATGTTCCGTACTTTCATATTTTTGGTTACCAGTTGAGGGAGTCACAATAGATTGTATACGTTCAGGCTCTGATAATTCAAGAAGATTTGGAATATCAGATTCGTTAACAATTGTAACTTTAGTGATTCTTACATCTTCGGGATTTACAGGTCTGTCATTAGCGTCTGTTTGAACTGCTGCAATCTTATCCAGTGTTTCAAAACTTTCTGCAGTTACCAATCTGCCAAATACTGTGTATTGTTCATCAAGGAAGTTAGAATCTTTATGGACAATGAAAAATTGAGAACCTGCACTGTTTGGATCAGCAGATCTCGCCATTGAAACAATTCCACGATTATGCTTTATTGTATTAAATTCTGCGTTTATTCTTTCATCAGGTCCTCCTGTTCCCCAAGTGTTTGGATCACCATCTATTGTGTTTGGATCACCACCTTGAATCATAAAATCTGGAATTATCCTATGAAAGAGAGTTCCATCATAATATCCACTTAGAGATAATTTAATAAAATTTTCAACATGTGTTGGTGCGTCAGCAGGGAAAAATCCAATTACAATTTTTCCTAAATTTGTTTCCAAAATAACGGTAGGATTGGTAAAATCATGAAGGTTTACAGTTTGGGCAAATGCCTGATTTCCAAAACTTGTTAAAAATAAAGATAAAGTTACAGTTAGAAATATTTTATTCAATATTTTTTTTCAAAATAGCTTACATAAAAGCCAATTGTATTAGTTTTTAACAACCTCAGATAAAATTACTATATGCAACCTGATGAAAAGATTCAGGCACATTTAGTTTCAGTCTGGAGAGAATCTAAAAAATTCTTTTCAATAGGTGGAAAAGAAGGAATGTTAATTTTGACGGATAAACATCTCATGTTTATTCATAAAACTGAATCCAAAATGAATTGGTGGAAAGCTATCACTCAAAGACAAGTGGTTAATTTTATCAAGTCAAAAAATACTATGATTCGCCATGACGGATATGATGAAAAAGAGTTAATGAATGATTTAGAGGATGAAAGAAATATTGA
This window harbors:
- a CDS encoding peptidylprolyl isomerase, producing the protein MNKIFLTVTLSLFLTSFGNQAFAQTVNLHDFTNPTVILETNLGKIVIGFFPADAPTHVENFIKLSLSGYYDGTLFHRIIPDFMIQGGDPNTIDGDPNTWGTGGPDERINAEFNTIKHNRGIVSMARSADPNSAGSQFFIVHKDSNFLDEQYTVFGRLVTAESFETLDKIAAVQTDANDRPVNPEDVRITKVTIVNESDIPNLLELSEPERIQSIVTPSTGNQKYESTEHEIAFSVPEGWLLQQPDKSQPNSPDVVAVGPKIGEINPVISLTVQLTNQRSLDDLISEKIEIIRQAVESGNLNVISQEKITVHGNPAYAIDAEGKFSSDGQSYNVKFREIMVYGDEKFYTLSYSNGVNEFDSQLSRFEETIDSFEILTNPNQNNTSQSDENQEGGGCLIATATYGSELAPQVQQLRELRDNTILSTESGTAFMTSFNQFYYSFSPTIADFERENTVFRELVKFSITPMLTSLSILNYVDVNSEEDMLGYGIGIIVMNLSMYFLAPAIFVYSLKRKFL